The genomic DNA CCAACACCTTCTCTCATTTCCAGTCAAGGTGATGCCATTCGCTAATCTCATGGGTCTCCTTGCCTCTGGCACAGACTCGACTTCAGTGCTGCGCTGcatccagcaggtggcactgctggttcagggaaactgGGTTGTAAAGAGGTGAGTCCTTGCAGCAATTTTAAACAGAATCCAGTGTACTTGTCCATTGTGTCCAGTGCACACTAATTCAGGACAAAATGAACCATAAAGCCTTACActgatttaattcaatttaattttaaatttcacATAGTTTAATTTAGGAGAGTGTTGTAATGAGAAATGAGTTCTGTTATAATTGAATATCTTTCCACACTAAACATTGTCCTGGCAGCTGAGTGATCTTTctgtattatgtttttttttttgtcctcagtgATGTTTTGTATCCTAAAAACACCTGCAGTCCTCACAGCGGCGTCCCTGCTGAAGTGCTGTGCCGTGGAAGGGACTTTGTGGTAAGCTGCTGTCACTTATTCTTTTAAGTgaataaatggataaataaattaatCTCAAACACAAATTGACAGTAAAAAGGTTGGCTCATTCTGTGTGCTTCTGGCTGACTTCTTTGTTCCTTTGCAGCTGTGGAGGTTCACTCTGGAGCGTTCGGTTATGAGAAAGGAGATTACGTCCATCATCAAAGTAAGGATCAACATGAACTCAATGAAGAGTGAGAGTACCACTTGCATTTCAGGTGTTTTAGGACAGATGTCAGAAATATACAAATTCTGCGTCTCATTTGATGTAGTTATTCATATAAATGAGTCATAATTTATCCTTTTAAAATATCATGTTTATATACGAAAGTGGATTTGGTCATTTTGCagttgtcttcttctgttttagatgatttttattttcacaggAAAGGTGCAGGTACACAGATTTACAGAACGGTTGAAGTAAAATTGTTTTCGACAGTTAATAAACAGGCTCCACCTTCAAGTTGCTTAGAGCCACCATAGGGTCTTTCATTGTTTATTAGATGTTGAGCAGCTTAATTATAGCTTTCCGTCTCCCCTGAGGCAGCAGGTGTTTCACTTCATTCAGGTAAACAGCACTGATACGCTCTTCcctctttcctctgcagctTCCTCCAGAGGATGTGAAGGAGTTCCTGGAGCATGTGTCTACACCTCGGATCAACCGGGGCTGGGAGTTCCTGTTGTCTACTGATGTAGAATTCATTAAGAAACACCAAGACATTGCCCACAGGCAGCACATGCTGTGGCTCGGCATCCAGAGCAAGTAGGTTACACTCAGAGAAGCAGGAGGGAAATGGAAGCTTTGTGATCTCACCGGGGCATCATTGTTAAACATGGAAGTGtaatcaaatgtttttctttgagggTAGTTGTTTGTCAACATGATTTTGTACCAatcttttgtctctcttttttttaaaggttggaAAAGGTTTTTAACTTCGTTAAAGAAGACTTTATGCCAAAGGATTCCCCTCAGCCTGGTGTGTACTAACTTGTTTCTATTGCCGCTAACTCATAATAATCAGTTAAATATTCGGCAGGCCTTTATTTTACTCGAGCTCTGATGTCTGTTTTCCAGAGCTCATTCATGTCAGTGGAGAGCAGCGTCTGAAGATGGCCCAGGAGCGAGCGCAAGAGAAGCAACCATCCCTACAGAAGGACCTGGATGTCAGAAGGGCAGGAAACGGCAGCCATGTCAAACAGGACGCGTCCGGTAACAAAGATGTCGAGCCTATGGACACATCGTCCCCTTCCTTACCCAACGGTTCTGTAAATGGATACACCAGTGCCACCTCCCCTGGAGTTGATCACACTAACGGCAACATGCCGTCCCCAGAGCTCCAGGAGTTTGTGACTAAGACTTTCAGAAAGCATTTTGTACTGACGCTCAATGAGTTGAAGAGGCTTTTTAACCTCCATCTGGCTTCCATGCCAGCAGGATGGAGTGTCTTCCACTCCGTCTCGGACCACATGCTACAGGACGCCGTACTTCTCTGCCACTGCAAACAGATAATGGTGCCTGTGAGTAtgaaggcaggaaaaaaaaaaggatacacTCTGAGCCTTTTAGATGTCTTTATCCTCTATCTTGTTTTCCTATCAAGTTATCCCCAGCAGATGAGGTGAAGGTGAAGGCATAGTGTTACATTACATAGTCTGAGAatttgagggaaaaacaaaggagattGCTGCATTGGTCCACAAAATATCTGTAGAACTCGGTTCAAGAATAAAAATCTGTTCTCCTTGGAGTCCATCAAAAATAAGTGGCAGTCCAAAGGAAAACATCCAAAGCACTCATTAtaaaaatatggaaataaattattaatacaTGCAATTACTTTGAACTTAAAAACCAGCGTGGCTCTGATGTGGTGCCGTTCATCACCTCCTTTGTCATAGATTAGATGCGACATGGGAGTAAAGGGGTTTTCTCAGTGTCGGTTCAAATGGAGATATCGGTTTTCAGAATAACGACATTAACGGTTGTACTACTTTGGAGCACTTTGCTGCATGGAAAGGAGCTCAGGCACTGAAGCAAGGCTTCTCGGGTTCCACTCAAGTTGCTATGGGCATCTGATACTTGTGTGAGTgtttaagcagcagcagcagcctgactGGATTTGGAGTGAGATGACTGTTTGCAGGCTTATTACAGTTGGATGTGGTCTATTGtcagctgtgttttttcttgttgtagAAGTTCCTTGTAGGTTCCAGGGAGTTGGCGTCAcacccttttttgtttgtttattttaattaggGACAAACCAGACTCTTGCCAGCACAACCCCCCTGTCCTGGCTTTAGGTCTTATCCCCTCTGTATCCTTGAGGGGAGAGGATTTCAGCCTCCATGGGGGACAGAGTGGCTGGCCGCCATCTTTATTGTGCAACAGATTATTAGGATCAAAGCAAAGCTCATTACTGCTGAAGGAGGGGGTTAATCTGGGAGGTTGTTTGCAAATGCATGCAGATCTGGAGTCGGGGGAATCGTCTGCGTCACCCTAAACTGTGTCGTCTGAATGTGCAGCGGTTCATAGATCAGTTCTGAGTGGGTGgcttgtgtgtgaagtatgttTTGCCATCTGAGAGAAATTATATATTGCTATAGTTCCTGAAACTGTTGcataaatatgtgtttgttgtAAACACATTTAGGCCAGTTCAGACACAACCTCAGAATCATTACACGcatgttgctttgctttgcttttgtaCAGAGGGGATGTGGTTATACACACTGCAAGTTGATGACCTGAAAAATTGTTGCGCAGCATTGATCTTGCACAAGTGATCTGAAGCTACAGTGCAAGAATGTGGTGGGAGGGACAGACACTGGTCAGATATAGAAGTTAGAGAAGCTGACCTCACTATTCTTTATTATCATCACAGATCAGCAGCTGTACAGTCCCCAAACCATGTTCTCAGTGGTTCCTCTGCCATCATGGGTGGAGTGTTTTTTGCATTAATGATAACAAccttttacatttgtttctttctgtttttcccttttagTTTCCTGCTCAGAGCACAGCGGCCTCTGATGAACAGAAGGTGTTTGGTTTGTGGGAAACTGGGGAGGACTATGACAAAGTAAGCTTCCCCCTTAGCGTCACTTGTGTCATAACATCCTCTCTTTCTTACCGCACAGGCAGACATTTGAAGCCATGCATGGTGGCACATTTCAGTTTGTTAGAGCTGCATggaaagtgtgtgtggtgtgtgttttttttttttcaatgttgtGACATTTCAATTTAGAAGAACCGATTGACACCTTGTGACCTTTAAGTCCTCATGATGGTAAAATcaacattttggtgcatgtttttgcattttagAAGTTTTTTTGTACTTTGAGGGATACACAATATTGGACTTTATGCAGATATCCGATTTGCAGCTATATATTGGGAGTCCTTGGGCCGATAACAGATAcaatacatgtgtatatgtgtatacatgttttTCCCTATTCGCCTATTTACAGAGGTCATTTAGTGTgctctgtagtgaaattaacacattttgccTACTaatgtcgcagcagatgtagatatacattttttgtcattgaGCTCAATAAATTAacgtaaaaaataaattgttgtAGAGGGCGCCAGCATCGGAGTCAAGGATGTAGCAGCCTATTTATTAGTCTCTTAAtgtgtttgccgatatctgataatacattttaaagccaatatctgccgataatatcgtgcatcgcTATGCAATACATTAAGTAGAGCGGCAActagcgattattttcataatcgactaATCTGTCGATTTCTTTcatgattaatcaagtaattgtttggtccataaagttTCAGAAGGCGTTAAAAAATAttgctcagtgtttgtcaaagtgggaaatgatgatgttctcaaatgtcctgcTGTGACATTAATTCGCTGCTGTTGGCCAATCAATATCTGTGAGCTACTCGCACTGGGAGAGCCAtgtcatgaggaaaaaaaaggcctaacatttctttttaagtgaatccatttgtgtgtttcctcGTGTAGCACCGTCGGCTGCTGTACGACCTGTTCACAAAGAACTACCGCATCAGGAGGAACATGATTCAAGCCAAACTGACACAGGAGTTTGGAGACGCACCCAAAGCAGACGTCGACCGGCTACTAAAGGTGAGACTGGCGACAATTGCACAACACGAATGTTCTTTTCCTTTATCTTGTCTCCTCTCGGACTGATGTAACCTGTCCTCTGTTGTTCCAGGACTGCTGCATCAGCCACGCAGGAATGTGGTACCTCAAGGGAACAATACAGTCTTGACATTGAGATGCTTCCCCCCCCACCATGCAGTCACCGTCAGACAAATCCTCTCCCGGGTGTCCAGTGGGAGGGCAGTCAAGAGAGACGAGAGCCAATCATAGCTCGCCCTGCTCCAAGGGCGGAGCGACTGACAGGGAAGACAAAATTGTCTTCCCACCCGCTCTGCTCAGAACATGAAGCTTTGCTCATTTCATCTGAAGCATTTCTGACTTAAATGGGAGCACGCTGAAGGAAGCGCGGCTGAAAGAAATGCTGGAGAACCTGAGGGAGAAactatgaatatttaaaaaaagaaaaaaaaatgaagaaaaagctAGATAAATATACAGTCTATTAGTAGGTATTTGGCTTTTGAACTcatgtgtgaatatttttgaatttCAAGTTTTATCAGGTCAAGGGGGTGTTTACTATGGAAGCAATCATGGTTCAGAGTGctgtcatttaattttaattattatacttTGCCAGAACAGACATGTACTTAAATCATCAAAGTAGTTAATGGTTAAGACATTTTCACTCCTTTTACGTTAAATCTTTGTCACCCTCAAGACAAACGAGAAAGTGAAGCTGTGAGGTTGGATAAGTGTGATGTGCTGTTTGAATGCGAGTCCACAAACCGGAAAACGTTCCTCATGTCTTTATTCAACTGAAATTACTTGATGCATTATCCACATCAAATGTGGCTTGTCCCACGTTTCtgtattattaatttaaataagttGGAGAGAAAGGGACGAGGAGTTGTTGGTGTGGAGgcttatttttctttgaatgtGCAGAGTTTCAGATGGTTTTCCTTTTTGTGAGAGAAACTTGAGTGTCTGATTTTGATCATACAATTTGAAATAAAGTTATGTTATGAATCCTCTGAGAATCGGTGCACAgtacaaactaaaaaaaaaagtaggaatGGTTGTCATAGTACTGTTGTCTGGGTGATGGGGGCAGGTGTTATGGATACACGGGTGTATCACCATGTGCTTCTATCTGGAGCCTCCATCGAAAGTGCCTCTGCCTCAAGGCGTTCAGGACAAACTCCCACACATTGATTATgataaattacataaaaatgatgttttctgttttagtGAAAAAATGTCAAGACTTAAAAATATGAGTGAAGGCTAAATAAAGGTATTTCTGCATCAGCAAAGAGGACTAATTATTTCCCCCCATTGGTTTGTTACTTTGCTCAATAAATGTAATATCACATTATGTGGAtcgtttgttttcttgttttataaCCTTCAGTGGTGAGATTTTAAACGTGAAACAAGGCCAACGCCATCACATTAAAACTAGATTATTCATGGCGCTGTCTGGATTGCTGTATAAAGATTTGGTCCTGCTAATTTTCAGCacaatttcacacacaaatgacaCTACGATTGTGTTTTCTACTAGATATCTTGACACATTTATGCAATTGaattatttttctgtgttaaaTTTCAGCTTTGTGGTTCGTGTAGTGCAGTGGTTACCAACACGGTGCCCGAGAGCAGCCAATGAGGTACCTGCATAGTTTTAATGGCTGACGAAGAGTTtacctgactgtgtgtgtgtgaaagactgacagagagacaaattgtgcatgttttgttttcataggaTAACTGCGcgcatgtaatgtaatgtatgaaATCACTTGCATGTGTCCGTATGATCACTCAGTAAAATATCGTTGATAtcgtttataaaaaaaaaactgattatcagtaggagtaagcactggaattaaaggaatacttcactgatttgcatttagcattgtattactagaataggggtagtactTTTGAAAatttgtgcttcccaacctcagaatgaagatatttctaacAGATATCTCTAAccctcaggggaaactgaggttgggaagcacaatttttctacaaagctaaatacaaatcggtgaagtattcctttaaattttgttttaattctctGGGATGTTTTACATTTCCTATGATTCACCAGAGAATAAAACTAATCTCTTTATTATTCACATGCTGATGTGTGTTCTTAtcatatgaagaaaaaacaattagTTTGCGTCTGGATTTAACAGGGACACAGAAATGGACGACTCAGCAAAAACTCCACACAAGGCTGCTGTCTCATCTTGCTTCATGTTTTATGGCTCAGAGCAATAACAGTAACTATGAGGTCCAACCATGAAACAGGTAAAAACACATTgtccacacatacaaacatccAATGATTCAGGTAGTCGCACGTCACACTTTGCGTTACGAGAGAAACGCGACGCGTAAGGAGCGCGTCGACAGTATCTGTGCATTTCTAAAGTGCATCTCAAACAACGGGACGTCTACAAATAAATGTGCGCAGTGTTTAAGCCCAAAACgggacacagaaacacacggcAGCAAAAATACCACATCTGCTGCAGAAGACACGTTTCTATTAGTCCAGAATATATCAGGCCACTACATTATCAAGTACATACAGTCATTTACTTTCATATATGACATTCACTCAGTCCTCTAACCTAACTTTACAGTAATCAAGTATAATTTCAGGAAGGAAGTCGTTACAGTTACAGGAAGATTCTTATATTATCCAGCACCTTAAATCACCTTAAATCTGACTCCTTCACTAACACAACATCAGAGATTATATCATCTTTGCATTGACTGTCTTTACAGGTTTCACCAATACATctgattcttttctttcttttttcatacagatgcaaaaaagacaaataaattaaaaagttcACATTAGACAAACACATCAGAGCAACTTCAACTGTAGCACTTCATCTTCCTCATTTCCTAAAAATGTGTCCTGGAAAGACGTAAAGATTCACCGTCTAATTACAggggaaaatgtaaaataagaaGCTGTGAAAGTTCTAACTCATTGTCATCAGTTTAGAGCTAAAATGGTAAATTG from Solea solea chromosome 21, fSolSol10.1, whole genome shotgun sequence includes the following:
- the polr3e gene encoding DNA-directed RNA polymerase III subunit RPC5: MASGDDDDPIIEEIDVYLAKSLADKLYLFQYPVRPSTMTYDDVNHLTARIKPKQQKVELEMGVNTMSPNYCRSKGEQIALNVDGTGFDETNTFSTKMMDKQTFSSIQATTNTSRYAAAVFRKGELHITPLTGILQMRPSFSYLDKADNKTREREAANEGGDSSQDEAEEEAKAITVRFSRPESEQARQRRIQSYEFLQKKQAEEPWVHLRYHGVKDGRSEHERQYLFCQSVDASENSELVKTPKEYLAMLMPPLAEEKVVKPVGPSNVLSMAQLRTLPLGEQVKTLMKNVKVMPFANLMGLLASGTDSTSVLRCIQQVALLVQGNWVVKSDVLYPKNTCSPHSGVPAEVLCRGRDFVLWRFTLERSVMRKEITSIIKLPPEDVKEFLEHVSTPRINRGWEFLLSTDVEFIKKHQDIAHRQHMLWLGIQSKLEKVFNFVKEDFMPKDSPQPELIHVSGEQRLKMAQERAQEKQPSLQKDLDVRRAGNGSHVKQDASGNKDVEPMDTSSPSLPNGSVNGYTSATSPGVDHTNGNMPSPELQEFVTKTFRKHFVLTLNELKRLFNLHLASMPAGWSVFHSVSDHMLQDAVLLCHCKQIMVPFPAQSTAASDEQKVFGLWETGEDYDKHRRLLYDLFTKNYRIRRNMIQAKLTQEFGDAPKADVDRLLKDCCISHAGMWYLKGTIQS